In Actinomycetes bacterium, the DNA window TCGAGACGGTCATGACGGGACCTTTCGCCGGTGGCTGGGTGGGCCCCATCCTAACCGACGTCCGTTCAGTTGATGGTTAGCCGGGTCCACTAGCGGATGCCGCTGTCCACGACCAGCCGGACCGACGCGACCGCCCCAGGCGCCACCTGGACCTGCTGCTCGGCGGTTGAGCGGTAGCCGCCCGCGTTGGTGGCCCGCACCTGGTAGGAACCGCCCGGGACGACGAGTGAGAAGCGGCCCGCAGCGTCCGTGGAGGTGGCAGAGACCAGGCCGCTCGCGTCGCGGACCTCGACGGTGGCGCCCGGCACCGGCCGCGGCGGGCACGGGCGCTCGGCCCGCTCGACGGGGCAGCTCGGCGTGGCGAGCA includes these proteins:
- a CDS encoding carboxypeptidase-like regulatory domain-containing protein, which gives rise to LATPSCPVERAERPCPPRPVPGATVEVRDASGLVSATSTDAAGRFSLVVPGGSYQVRATNAGGYRSTAEQQVQVAPGAVASVRLVVDSGIR